The Drosophila biarmipes strain raj3 chromosome X, RU_DBia_V1.1, whole genome shotgun sequence genome includes the window ATTCGCGGTAGTCGAGCAGCGGCGAGGACGTCTTGGCCGGCGGCTCCCCGTCTCCATCCAGTTCGCGCTCCCGTTCGCGCTGCTGGCACTGCTCCTTCTCCTGGATCAACTGCTGGCGGGCCTCCTCCATCACGCGGCGGGCGTAGCTCTCGCCCGCCATTCCGAACGAGATGCCCATGTCGAGGAGCACGCGGTGCGGCTGCCATCGCTGCTTGGCGGAGGTGCCGCGGTCCACTCCCTGTTGCGCCGCCTGGGCCTCGGTGGCCTGCTGCCGGGTCTCGGCAATCAGTCCCTGCCAGTCCACGCCCAGGGCGTCGCCAATGCCTGCGAAGTGATGGAAGGCAAATCGGATTTCAGTTCGGATTCAGGGGATGAGTCGTGTCAGGTGACCACATATCTACGTCTACATGCTCAGAGCCCAGTGCTTGAAGTGATATCATCAGCGAAAATGGACTTCTAATACTTATACATGCATTACGATTTACTAGCCATGGGTCACGTTCGTGGCCAGCAGACTGCTCACCTTTGTGCCGAGCGTCCTCCTCCAGCTCGCCATCGGATATCTCCTCAAAGTCCAGCACCTCATCCACCTCCTCGCCCTTGATCGGGTGCCCGGCCACGCCGTGAAGGCACTCGCCCTTCCGCTCCTCCGCTCCGTTGGTGTCCATCTCCTGGTCCGTTTCCGCTGGCAGCTCGCTCTTGGGCCGCACCTTGTCTGTCTTGTTGAGGATGTCGTCATCGCTATCGCTGATCTCGCTCAGCTCACCCTCACCGGCGACTGTGGTGCGTATGGGCTCCAGCTTCACGGGATTGCCCTCGGAGGTCAGCGAGTGGTTCAGATTTTGCGTAGGCGAGTCCTGGGCGCCCAGCTCCGGTGTGCCTGCCGAGTCCTCGGAGGCGTCCTCCTGCTTGATGCACACGGTGTTCAGTTTGCTCACCTGAAAGAGGGATTGAGGCACTTTAAACGACATTGCTCTTCAATATGTAGTTGTCAACTGGCTGGAGACTGTCAGTCAGTCAAAGAGTAAAAGCCTGCACTTGATGGGATCTATGCATTTActtataaacaaaaacgaaaccaTGGTCAATATGATACGATGGGATGCATTTGATATCACTATGGGCTTGGACCTGGGCAAGGTCCACAGTAAATGAAAAACTAAACCTACCTGGGCGAGTATTCCTGGATTGGTGGTGGCATTGGCGGCACTCTGGGCCGCCGCCTTGGCCGCTGCCACTGCAGTAGTTGCGGCGGCCACAGCGCTCGCCTGTGCGGCAGCATTCGGCTTGCCGGCGGCGTTTAGAAGAGGATTCTGCTGCGGTGTCTGCGTCGGCGAGACTAGCGGCGCGTGTGTGTGCTTCTTGAGGAAGCCAGAGGAGCCTGCCAGTCCTCCGTCCCGGCCGACTCCGTCTCGGCCCCCGCCATAGGGTAAGCGCTTGTGGGGAAACCCCCGGGAATAGCCGCCGGGGGGCTGCACCGGCAGTGTCATCAGCGGCGGCGGATGGGATCTGTAGCCGGGCCGATCGCCGTGATCGCCATGACCTCCGTGGCCACCGCGCCGGAAGCCTCTGCCCGATCCCCGCTCGCCCCTCGGGTGGACATGGTGGTGCGGTGAAGCCGGATGCGGATGGGAGGGCGGTGGCGGGGCATCCTCGTTGTCGCGCCAGTCACCACCAGTATTGGAcgactgttgctgctgccaggCGCGTGGCTTCTCCCGCTGATCGTGCTCCAGCCAAGCAGGCTCGTTCTTAATCAACGGCCTGTCGCCACcaacgccgccgccgcctccggtGTCCGGCCGATCCTCGCGATCTCTCTCGCGTTCCCGTTCCCGATCACGCTCTCGttcccgctcccgctctctCTCACGCTCGTCGGCGTCCCAGTCGGGCTCCGAAGCTgagtggtgctgctgctgcgaggaCGGTCCTCCGCCCGTATGCGCTGGGGGCTTGCCACGCTTGGGTCCGCCCACAAAGCCGCCGGGCCGACCCGGTGTGCCACTGgggccgccaccgccgccgccctcCTCCTCCCAGTCGCGCTCCCACTCCGGCCGGAAATCGCCCCGAGGCCCAATGTTGCGCTCCCTCTCCCGGTCGCGTTGCTCTCGCTCTCgatcccgctcccgctccctgTCGCGGATCAGACGATCTCGCTCGTCCGGATACAGGCTATCCTCTGTATCGAGCTCGCGGTACTCGCGTCCCTGCAGCTCCCGCTCCCGCAGCTCGCGGGCCTCCAGCCAGGCCTCCCGCTCCCGCGAGGAGTAACGGGCATCCAGGTAGGCGCGCTTGTAGGCCCTAAAACCGGTAAAATGTAGTTTAATGTTTCTAAAATCAGCACTCCCAGGAAGGCTActgttattttataatttacctTTCCCGTTCCTCCTCCGAATACATGTCCCGGGGATCCCGCATCCGGGGCGCATAGTGCTCGGGCAGGGGACTGAGATCCCTGCGCCGATACCTTCGCATCTCGTCCATCAGCCCGTGGCCATGTCGCTCCTCCAGGTACTCCTGCTCCCGCTCATAGGGATCCAGCTCCCGCTTATCGCGCACATGACGACCACGTTCGCGCTCCCGTTCCCTTTCCACGGTGTCCAGGGATCGCTCCCGGCTGCCGTAAGGCGGGAGATCCAGGTCTCGACCCGGTCCGCCCCGCTTGccgccctcctcctcctcctggcgGCGCAGTTTCTCGCGAGCCAGGCGTTCCCGCTCCCGCTGACGCTCCTGACAGCGGGCCAACGCCTCCGCTCGCTCCTTGTCCCTGGCCGcttctcgctccgcccgctcGCGTTCCCGGTCCCTCCGATCCCGCTCTCGCAGGGAGAGGTCGTGGCGTTCGCGTTCCCTTTCCCGTTCTCGCTCACGCTCCCTTTCGCGTTCCCGCTCCAGGGAGGGAGTGCGTCCACGCGCTCTGGTCTGGATGATGATCTTCTCCCGCGACATCAGCTGGTGGTGCATCCGCGAGGACGAGCTGCTTCCTCCGCCGCCAAGTCCagaccccaagcctaaggatgcAGGTaggaatattatttaattgacCCTTATACATAGATGGTAACTAAGAGCTTATAtttccatcgttcttggatAGCACTCATTAACCCAGAAGTGGGTTATTCTCTCGAAGGATTTACATGACCTTCTTATACGACTTGTTGAACAGAAAAATGGGGTGTTCGATGAAAAGTATAAGATTACCCAGGATCCCTTGGCGCCTTTTTACCTGGACTCTTTTGCCGCTTGCCCACGATGTCCTGGTGGATGCGTATCttagtggtggtggtggtgctgctgctcggCGGACTCCTGCTGCTGCCCAACCGGTGATGGTCGCGCTCCCTGTCCCGGTGGACGGCGCGCAGCTTGTCCCGCTCCCGCTGCTCCTTGCTGGCGGCCCTGAGCCGCTTCCGTTCGGCCAGCTTCTTAAGCTTGGCCCGCGTCGTGGGCGACAGGGAGCGATGGACGTGTCCACTTAAGGCGGCAGCAGCCCTCTTCTTGAGGCGCGCCTCCTTCAACTTTCGCTTGATGTGATTCCGCTTGGCCACCAGCTTCTTTTGCACATGATCCCGTTTGTCTCGCTTGCGGCGCGACGATGGCTCGTCGCCCGACGAGCTCCCAGCGCGTCGGGAGCTCTTTTTCTTGCGATGATGGCGCTCCGCGGAGCGCGGGTGATGGCCATGGACGCCATGGGTGTGGGGATGGCCATGgacgctgccgccgccgccaccgctgCCGGGGCCCCCGAGTCCGCCGCCGGGTCCGCCCAcaccgcccacgcccacgccctgCTCACTGTCCGTGCTGCTGTACGAGCTGCTCCCGCTGTCCGAGTCCGAGGTGGAGTCCGAGCTGCTCGAGTGCGTCGCGCTGTGGCGGGCGGCCTTCTTGTAGCGGCGCAGCGACGACTTCTTCTCCATCGCCGCGATCTCCGCTAGCCTGCGCGCCTCCGTTTTGGCTGATTCTCGTTGGCGTTTCTTGGGGGTATTGCGCGAgtcctttttctttttctcgcCCCTCTGCTTTGTTGTCCGTTTCGCgttttcttttggttttttcgcttttttcgcTCTTCCTCTTCCCCTTTTCGGAAGCTATCGATAGTATAGCAACACGGCACGCAGGCCCATCGATAGTTCTGCGGTGGCGGGAGCTATCGATACACATGAGcggtctttttaaaatgtttatccCAAATTAtatctaaatttattttttagtgctCACATATCATTCTTTTCTAGAATTCGTTTATTATGTgcgaaattgaaataaatttgtttctttgATTGTGTAGTTCTTTCTCTCCtgttgaaaaatttaaaaataaatttttatattttatgctttgttttattttgtaaagcaaCCTTGTCCGCCACTCAGTTTGGCTTGGGGTTTCGCTCCCCATAATATTTGCAATCCAGTCATCCATGCGCCTCACATCGAGTTGTACTGGGACCTGTGTCCAGCCAATCCTCAGTTTTGATATGAAGTTCGACATAACAACACGTAACATACACGTCGCATTCAcaagaaactaaaaaataaaagtattcaatttatttctaaaGCCAGTTTTCCCACGGCTCTTGGTGAAATCTCCTTGTCGAGGTCCCACTTGGCCGAAGCCGATGAATCTAGTGCGCCGGCAGCCTCGGCTGCTGAGTAGACAAGGCGCCCGGCTGCTGAAGGGTCTCGCGACTGGCCAGGATGTGTCCGAACCCGTTCCCCGTCTTGCGGCGGCTATGTCCACAGCCGCGATATCCGGACCAGCGATGGCTGCCGCCGCCACAGTATCCGCAATATCCGTGGTATCCCAGTCCTTCCAATCCAGTGCCCAAGGAGCAGGTGGGTTCCATATTATCTACCCATAATAAGCTATATGTGATGAACTATTAGATTTAATATAATACATACATGTGTTTGCAAATTTTTATAGTAGTCGTCtcacctttttaaaaattgtaggGTTAttgttttacttattttatttgagtTTTACATTATGTATGTCTTAAAACATCTTCCAAAATGATATgggattattattttattcaagttatataatcattttaaattttttttgaataggAACCAAAGTGATAAGGGCAATATTTATAATTCTCTAGGCTGAACATTGGCTAGTTATTGCGAGTTAATTCAGTTCTTTTCTTTCCAAATCATACTGACCAGGAGGAAGAGCCCCCCGAGGACCAGCCGCCGGAGGAACAGCCCCAAGAAGACGTTTCGGAGGAGAACCAGccccagcagcaggagcaggagcgggaGGAGGAGCCGCCCAGTCCGGAGGAGCGTCCGCCGGAAAGTCACCTGCAGGCAACGCGCCGCCCCCTCTACCTCCTCCATCTCCACCTCCATCGTCTTCTGCTCCATCACCTCCTCCAAAGAAAGCAAAGTCGGCCAATCCGAGGATGAAGAGCTTCGAGATCTACCGCTGGAAGCCGGGGGAGCAGCCGCAGATGCAGACCTACAGCGTGGACCTGGAGAAGTGCGGCGCCATGGTGCTGGATGCCCTGATCAAGATCAAGAACGAGATGGACCCCACGCTGACCTTCAGGCGCTCCTGTCGCGAGGGCATCTGCGGCTCATGTGCGATGAACATCAATGGCACAAACACCCTGGCCTGCGTGTCGCACATCGACCAGGACGAGAGCAAGTGCTGCCGGATCTACCCGCTGCCCCATTTGTATGTGGTGCGGGACCTGGTCCCGGATCTCAACCAGTTCTACGACCAGTATCGCTCCATCCAGCCGTGGCTGCAGCGCAAGGACCTCAAGCGGGAGGCCGGATCGGCGCAGTACCTGCAGTCCGTCGATGACCGCCTGGTGCTGGACGGGCTCTACGAGTGCATCCTGTGCGCCTGCTGCCAGACCTCCTGCCCTTCGTACTGGTGGAACAGCAACAAGTATCTGGGACCCGCCGTGCTCATGCAGGCCTTCCGCTGGGTCATCGATTCCAGGTGAGCTGTGCTTATTCAGTCTGGTTTTATAATTGTAAATCAAATCGTTTCGGTgataaattgaaaacaaagttTAATGCTACTCAAatcatttttgatttttgttacCATTTGTAATAGTTCATTCTTTATGACCAAACAATAATTTCAAAGTCTTGTATAAGCCAAATGGTTTAACAAAACGGATTCCGGTTAGGGTTCCCGATAATGAATCGGCTAAGCGTCCTAGTGTTACTTCCTGATACACATACGTATCTCTGCTTTTCAGGGACGAGGCCACTGAGCAGCGTCTGGACTTCCTCAAGGATCCGTGGAAGCTCTATCGCTGCCACTCCATCATGAACTGCACGAACACATGCCCCAAACATCTCAATCCGGCGAGAGCCATCATCCAGCTGAAGCAGCTCCTCGTGGGACTGAAGAAAAAGGAGAAGCCCCAGCTCCAGACCGATGCCCTCTTCAAGGGGAAGTGACAGGAAGAGGTCACTCTCGGGATTCGACATAACGTCCGTGGGAGTTGTACAGGCCACACTATCGAGAGCCGAACTGATCTGATCACTCATCTAGAAACAGTGTGGGTAAACGCATTATAAAGCTAGTGGGAGGTAAAAACCCTGGGCGGGCAATACAGGTAGGAAACATTCAAACGAATTTCAGGACCCAGAATCAAATTGTAACACAGGACCTTATGGACTTTACGATGTAGCTATGTTTAGGGAAAAACgcgaaataaaacaaaaattcaaaaaattgaaTGATTTTACTAGGAGTGCGCAGGAAGTTGAGTGCAAAAAATCAAGTCATCTGCTAATTGATCGATTGAAAAGCAATCATAGAAATGCCAGGGTGGGTAACACAAACGAAGATCGTCAGGCAGATGGATTGCAGTTGAGCAGACTATCGAACTGATCACTGTTTCGATCCCTCGCACGCCCAGCACTCCAATGAATCCCCGGAATCTGCATTCCCCTCGGCATCGCCAGCTATTTCTGCACTTCTCGTTGCAATTAAGTGGGAAAATGCTGCAGCTATGTGGATGTTAATGTTCGTGTCTGCACCAGACCAATCCAAACAAACAGGGAATGGAGTGGAGTACACTAGAAAAAACGATTACAGTTTAGGTCTATATAATACAGTGAGTCTACAACATAGATATTTCCTGctcttttataataataaaaaacgcTACACACACATCTCTCCTAAACGTAATGCATATATTTTTCCTGCATGTATCCacgaaaattaatttctgtgGAGCCAAAGCAGATTGGTTTTCCAATTGGCCCCAGAAGGGAGTTTCGGAGGGCAGTGAATGAAGCCAACTGTGAAAACGGTCCAAGTGTCTCGCTGGGCTTCTAAAAATAGGCCGCTGCAAATCTTCCGCCTGGTAGAGGaattggaaatggaaatgaaatacTTCGATgttgttttctttaaaaataacaaggCCCTCCGAACTTGTCAGCAGCCGTCGCGAAAACGGGAAAATGAAAGCAAGAAAAGCGGGAAATCTTGTCACGCTCTCATTTACACAACTTGCACTTTTCACGATGTAGTTTTTTGTTGGGTTTTTGTAAATGCCCTTCGAACAAGTATATACACATAAGTATCTCCAACCAATCAATATAATTAATCATAAAAGCTCAATAAGTATGGAAGCTTCAAGGTCCCAAATATTTGTACTGTATTATGTGTCGCTTGTTCAAAAgggtttttaattatattttaaaaaataagtaaagagTACCAAATACTTCGGCGTCCACACTTGACATACAGCTCGTGTTCATTTCG containing:
- the LOC108027497 gene encoding succinate dehydrogenase [ubiquinone] iron-sulfur subunit, which codes for MNLVRRQPRLLSRQGARLLKGLATGQDVSEPVPRLAAAMSTAAISGPAMAAAATVSAISVVSQSFQSSAQGAGGRAPRGPAAGGTAPRRRFGGEPAPAAGAGAGGGAAQSGGASAGKSPAGNAPPPLPPPSPPPSSSAPSPPPKKAKSANPRMKSFEIYRWKPGEQPQMQTYSVDLEKCGAMVLDALIKIKNEMDPTLTFRRSCREGICGSCAMNINGTNTLACVSHIDQDESKCCRIYPLPHLYVVRDLVPDLNQFYDQYRSIQPWLQRKDLKREAGSAQYLQSVDDRLVLDGLYECILCACCQTSCPSYWWNSNKYLGPAVLMQAFRWVIDSRDEATEQRLDFLKDPWKLYRCHSIMNCTNTCPKHLNPARAIIQLKQLLVGLKKKEKPQLQTDALFKGK
- the LOC108027589 gene encoding fl(2)d-associated complex component yields the protein MEKKSSLRRYKKAARHSATHSSSSDSTSDSDSGSSSYSSTDSEQGVGVGGVGGPGGGLGGPGSGGGGGSVHGHPHTHGVHGHHPRSAERHHRKKKSSRRAGSSSGDEPSSRRKRDKRDHVQKKLVAKRNHIKRKLKEARLKKRAAAALSGHVHRSLSPTTRAKLKKLAERKRLRAASKEQRERDKLRAVHRDRERDHHRLGSSRSPPSSSTTTTTKIRIHQDIVGKRQKSPGLGSGLGGGGSSSSSRMHHQLMSREKIIIQTRARGRTPSLERERERERERERERERERHDLSLRERDRRDRERERAEREAARDKERAEALARCQERQRERERLAREKLRRQEEEEGGKRGGPGRDLDLPPYGSRERSLDTVERERERERGRHVRDKRELDPYEREQEYLEERHGHGLMDEMRRYRRRDLSPLPEHYAPRMRDPRDMYSEEERERAYKRAYLDARYSSREREAWLEARELRERELQGREYRELDTEDSLYPDERDRLIRDRERERDREREQRDRERERNIGPRGDFRPEWERDWEEEGGGGGGPSGTPGRPGGFVGGPKRGKPPAHTGGGPSSQQQHHSASEPDWDADERERERERERERDRERERERDREDRPDTGGGGGVGGDRPLIKNEPAWLEHDQREKPRAWQQQQSSNTGGDWRDNEDAPPPPSHPHPASPHHHVHPRGERGSGRGFRRGGHGGHGDHGDRPGYRSHPPPLMTLPVQPPGGYSRGFPHKRLPYGGGRDGVGRDGGLAGSSGFLKKHTHAPLVSPTQTPQQNPLLNAAGKPNAAAQASAVAAATTAVAAAKAAAQSAANATTNPGILAQVSKLNTVCIKQEDASEDSAGTPELGAQDSPTQNLNHSLTSEGNPVKLEPIRTTVAGEGELSEISDSDDDILNKTDKVRPKSELPAETDQEMDTNGAEERKGECLHGVAGHPIKGEEVDEVLDFEEISDGELEEDARHKGIGDALGVDWQGLIAETRQQATEAQAAQQGVDRGTSAKQRWQPHRVLLDMGISFGMAGESYARRVMEEARQQLIQEKEQCQQRERERELDGDGEPPAKTSSPLLDYREFLASPQQLEPLACVQMGLRHAAAERQRLVGNVCGPGSRALSARQDLRLRRQLCGLPARECEFPRSVPIVGEGLRNLAMQMFQRRLLDVK